The nucleotide sequence CATCGGCGCAGGAAGCGGTATGTACGCCTCATTCTTATTCCGCCTGCTTCTCTGCCCCCAGTTCAGCCCCGATTTCGTCCCCACTTCCCCATTCTCTGAAAGCAGGGAAAGCGTTATCGTTTCTATATTTTCACCCGACAAGCTGCCGACCGGCTTATTTTCCATATCCAAAACGCTGTGCGTGGGATACAGCACAACATATTCCTCAACTTCGGCATGATTGCAGAATATCGTATCATTTTCTATGCTGCAGTAATACCGGTACGCTTCCAACGCATCACACTCCACCATATATTCCCTGCGCTTTTCTCCAAATGCACTCTGCGTAAAATTTGCCGAACCCGCAAACGCCACAACCGGCTCATCCCCTTTCAGCCAGACATACACCTTCGCATGTACCGGCGCAGAATCATACACATAACTGCATTGATAATGCGCCACCTCCTGGGGCATCCGCTCCTTCTGCAGCTCCTTAAATCCCTCATGGACAGCAATACTGAGACCGTCAAAAGGAACCATCCCCACAATCAAAGAGATGTCAATAGGCCCCGATTTAAACTCCTTCAAATTCTTTATCAGCCACGAAGCCATATTCGGCGTTGCATACCCCGACAAAATGCACAGCCTGTCCGCCCCCGTGCGGAGCGGTTCAAACAATACCCTTCTCGCCAGCTCTGAATACTTCATGACACCTTCCTTTCAAACATAACAGCTCCCTTATTCACTGTCATCCATTATATCATAATAAACCATCTTATCCGGCAGTTTGATATTCGGAACCCAGATCTTCTCTCCGCCCCAGCCCTTTTCTCCTGTCATCTGGTACATCGTGAGAACAATCTTATCCGTAACAGACGCACCCAGCTGCCAGTCATTGGGAGACAGCAGC is from Lachnospiraceae bacterium JLR.KK002 and encodes:
- a CDS encoding restriction endonuclease PLD domain-containing protein — protein: MKYSELARRVLFEPLRTGADRLCILSGYATPNMASWLIKNLKEFKSGPIDISLIVGMVPFDGLSIAVHEGFKELQKERMPQEVAHYQCSYVYDSAPVHAKVYVWLKGDEPVVAFAGSANFTQSAFGEKRREYMVECDALEAYRYYCSIENDTIFCNHAEVEEYVVLYPTHSVLDMENKPVGSLSGENIETITLSLLSENGEVGTKSGLNWGQRSRRNKNEAYIPLPAPMVRTGFFPLNKQHFTVVTDDGHQLILRVEQQGNKAITTPLSNAQLGEYFRNRLGLANGAYIWKSDLEAYGRTDVTFYKLDDEQYYMDFSV